The Mustelus asterias unplaced genomic scaffold, sMusAst1.hap1.1 HAP1_SCAFFOLD_370, whole genome shotgun sequence genome includes a window with the following:
- the LOC144486495 gene encoding putative G-protein coupled receptor 139 gives MLTLQLRDCGLCKSTTIYLVAMVTADVLVLSFLVLVNHILVPHFPQVFYLNSVAYGLNSFMSAAVIDCSVWLTVSFTFDRYVAICCQKFKGTYCTPKSAALVVVVIYLATYLRSIPNYFTNIHYYDHKNLQNEQRNGLSIDSKQAWRAFDWMNIILNPLVPYLAVVLLNLLTVRHVLAASRVRRGFRGDGQSSADPEMQNRRKALVLLFAASASFILLWMPTIGLFLFSRLTESYSFSDFNHPVAVIHESADMLSTLNCCTSTCMYALTQSKFRAELRGTLRCGKNLITKTTAARD, from the coding sequence ATGCTAACACTCCAACTCAGGGACTGCGGTCTGTGCAAGAGCACTACTATCTACCTGGTCGCCATGGTCACGGCAGACGTCCTGGTCCTCTCATTTCTTGTTCTGGTCAACCATATACTGGTTCCCCATTTCCCACAGGTGTTTTACCTTAACAGCGTAGCCTACGGCCTCAACTCCTTCATGAGTGCCGCTGTGATTGACTGCTCAGTATGGCTAACCGTGTCCTTCACTTTTGACCGTTACGTGGCAATCTGCTGCCAGAAGTTCAAAGGAACTTACTGTACTCCGAAATCTGCAGCTCTGGTGGTTGTGGTGATTTATCTTGCGACATATTTGAGAAGCATCCCAAATTATTTCACAAATATACATTACTATGATCATAAAAATCTGCAAAACGAACAGAGAAACGGTCTCAGCATTGACTCTAAGCAGGCCTGGAGAGCATTTGACTGGATGAACATTATTTTAAATCCCTTAGTCCCTTACTTGGCTGTGGTGCTGCTCAACCTGTTGACAGTCAGGCACGTCCTGGCGGCCAGTCGTGTCCGGCGGGGATTCCGGGGAGATGGTCAGAGTTCTGCGGACCCCGAGATGCAGAATCGGAGGAAAGCCCTGGTGTTGCTCTTTGCTGCCTCGGCGAGTTTCATCTTGTTGTGGATGCCGACAATCGGCCTCTTCCTTTTCTCACGGCTCACTGAAAGCTACAGTTTCTCCGACTTCAACCACCCTGTTGCTGTGATTCATGAAAGCGCTGACATGCTCAGTACACTGAACTGCTGTACCAGCACGTGTATGTACGCTCTAACCCAATCCAAATTCAGGGCAGAGCTGAGAGGGACGCTGCGATGTGGGAAAAATCTAATTACTAAAACTACTGCTGCACGTGACTGA